The genomic segment TGCAAAATTGGGTATCATTGATGATAATGGTAGAGTACTGGTTACTCCAAAATATAAGGGAATTCATGAGTTTTCTTACAATACCAAGGGCGTATTTCCTTACAACGAAGGATTGCGTTTGTCGGCAGCAATTCATTCTTTGAAAGACACCTTGAAAACAGATTGTAAGTATATCGGTTTTAATAATGATCCTTTTGACATCACAGGATGTGGTCTTATAGATGAAAATGGCAAGGAAATCCTTAAGATGGGAGTGTATGACCAATTGATGCTACCACAAAGTGGTATGGTCAGATATTATGATATCAAGAAGAAGCAAACAATTTGTGGCTATCACAATCTTGATACAGGTAAGGGCTTCGTTGCAGCTAAGTTTAAATTGAGTATAGCTGATATAAAGTTCTGGACTCATGGAGATTTTGATGGCGATATTGCACCTGTTAATGGTGAGACTTGGAACTTTGTCGATAAGACAGGTAAGATATTGCGCAAGGATTACAAACAGTTGAAACATAGCCAGAATGGTGAGTGGGCGGCACAGAATGTCTCTGGAAAATGGGATGTGTTTGATAGCTACAACCAAGACATAGTTTCGTTGTCTAACTATGAGGATATCAATTTCCCTACAGAAAAAGGTGATTTAGAGGTTTATTCTGTCAAAAAGGGAACTCGATATGGAGCAATTACTAAGACTGGCAAAGAGGTAATTCCTTTTCAATATGATTTTGTAGCTTCAAATACTTATGATGTCTTAGATGTTATGAAGGATAGTTTGTGGGGAGCTTATTCAGTCTCGGGAAATAAAATTATTCCTTTGTCTTACAAGAAAATAATATTACCAAGCGAGCGTGGTTGTCAAGATTTCTGGGTGATGAAATCTGATAGTTTGTTTTATCATTTTAATGTGACATCGCAAAAAATATATGACTTAGGCTATGAGGCAGTTGCCAATTTTTCTAAAGGCATCGCTCATGTTCGCCCAGTTGGTATGAAAATAGAAAATTCAGAGGTAAATCGTTCTCAATTATTTGCCCCTAATACCAATCATAAGGATATAGCTTCTGTCAATCCTGAGGGACGGAGAGAGTGTTTTGGCTATTTGGTGAATACTAATGATGTGGTGCTGTTTGATTTACCGGTGTCTACTACCTATGTAGAACTCGTTATGGAACAGCTCAAAAAACGAGGAAACCGTAAGTTAACTGAGGCTGAGAAGAAAAATATCCTCTTGGATATAACTAAGGAAAATCGTAGTTATGATTTAAATTCAGTTTTGGATGAGGATGAGTGGAATTATTAAAATGTAGGAGATTATGAAAAAGATAATATTGACACTTATGATGAGTGCTGCCGTCATGGCTTCTTACGCCCAGGCGGATCATGAAGATGTGATGAACTATCGTCGCAGTTCTTTATATTCTTTGATGGTGAATCATACAGACCAACAGTTTGCTAACGAGATAAAGGAGGCTTTCTTACAGATTCCTGTTCCGGATAAGTTTAATAATCATGACCTTAGTGTAAAGGTGCTTAATCTTGATAAAAAGCTTGATGGCGCAAAGAGTGATAAGGAAAATCCTGTGATAACGAAATTCCTGAAAGACAATAATGTTGCAAGTCGCTTGGTGGGACGCTGGTTCAATAGGGATATCTATACTGGTGCTTGTGATATGGAGTTGGTAAAGGAACGCGGACTTTATAATGCAACAGAGTTTGACCGCCAGTTGGCTAAGCATTCTGCTCGTGGAATGGCGTTATTACAAGATGCAGGTGAAGACTTAATTGGTAATACCTTTGTGGTTGTTAATGACATTCGATATATAGATAAGAGTAAGGGCTCTAAGACGGTAGGTTCTATCTTCAAGGTATTGGGACAGGTTGCTGCTGCATATACTGGTGTTGACAGTTATAAGGACTTGGGCAATAACCTAGGTGATATTGCTGAGAGTTTAAAGGGCTTCTCTGTCCGAAT from the Segatella copri genome contains:
- a CDS encoding WG repeat-containing protein; its protein translation is MRLRKILMVASVTFACVAQAQDLTIHVNKKGKVGFVDKNGAEVIKCAYESAYPFSGGYAIVTKSGKSGIIDERGKVVLPLKYTSIMPWNQSLYLIKTGKIQGLASHDGKVVLPTKYSFISKPNCYGKALVAVGGKQSSSSDNKQYMLNAKLGIIDDNGRVLVTPKYKGIHEFSYNTKGVFPYNEGLRLSAAIHSLKDTLKTDCKYIGFNNDPFDITGCGLIDENGKEILKMGVYDQLMLPQSGMVRYYDIKKKQTICGYHNLDTGKGFVAAKFKLSIADIKFWTHGDFDGDIAPVNGETWNFVDKTGKILRKDYKQLKHSQNGEWAAQNVSGKWDVFDSYNQDIVSLSNYEDINFPTEKGDLEVYSVKKGTRYGAITKTGKEVIPFQYDFVASNTYDVLDVMKDSLWGAYSVSGNKIIPLSYKKIILPSERGCQDFWVMKSDSLFYHFNVTSQKIYDLGYEAVANFSKGIAHVRPVGMKIENSEVNRSQLFAPNTNHKDIASVNPEGRRECFGYLVNTNDVVLFDLPVSTTYVELVMEQLKKRGNRKLTEAEKKNILLDITKENRSYDLNSVLDEDEWNY